Proteins co-encoded in one Cytophaga hutchinsonii ATCC 33406 genomic window:
- a CDS encoding gliding motility-associated C-terminal domain-containing protein, producing the protein MKRITTFFLALAACISVLELHAQIHAEFSVDATKGCIPFTVNITDLSGSTSATPFYNYDYLGGTQGGFTTSKVHTYTTPGTYRIHQFITTDIPANSYDVDIVVVASPTPVITLKSCAGNIVDVTVDAVYDQYLIDFNDGSAKQTAAPGSTTSYMYGSEGMKSVTVTGSFNPNTTTCGSKTSTVYALTAVVKPDIIDLRMLKQHTSAGSIRLNFNALQGQNYRIEQCVTGGTFLPVSTFTAGASGIQTYTDINLNTQANDYQYRIVAFNDCGTEIPSDIIYSVGIDATPANMVNNIFWNNDGPVNSFDVYRNGVVLVHLPGASTGYPDNAVICGFSYTYQTTATYTTTTLSGVPHKSYSIDTTIIATSTVIPPTLTDVNSTMNGNTATISWTNAVGISSYNLYVSQNGGAYSLAAKPGSSPYSYSVPNTSDRYCFQLTYSDNCNNTSLPSNLTCPVTLQGVQTGSNIILSWTPYSGYNSGAVSYTVQKIDEAGNVLTEIPATGTTYTETVTLTEPYLNYRIKVTTANPAFTTGFSNNSLFKFEAQVFVPDIFTPNGDGVNDHFIVKSKYVSTYNITIYTRWGEVVYVSSDINAGWNGMNNTEYAQDGAYTYKIIGTDIHNNEFIHTGTLTLAR; encoded by the coding sequence TTGAAACGAATAACAACTTTTTTTCTGGCATTAGCCGCATGCATTTCTGTACTGGAACTGCATGCTCAAATTCATGCTGAGTTTTCTGTTGATGCGACTAAAGGTTGTATTCCTTTTACGGTAAACATTACAGATTTATCCGGTTCAACGTCTGCAACACCGTTTTATAATTACGATTACCTGGGTGGTACGCAGGGCGGCTTTACCACATCTAAAGTACATACCTACACTACGCCAGGCACATACCGCATCCACCAGTTCATCACTACTGATATTCCTGCAAATTCATACGATGTCGACATAGTCGTGGTTGCTTCCCCCACTCCTGTCATTACATTGAAATCGTGTGCAGGAAACATAGTTGACGTTACCGTTGATGCCGTGTATGATCAATATCTGATTGATTTTAACGATGGTTCAGCAAAACAAACAGCAGCGCCCGGTTCAACTACCAGTTATATGTATGGTTCCGAAGGAATGAAATCGGTTACGGTAACCGGTTCATTCAATCCCAATACCACTACCTGCGGCAGTAAGACTTCTACCGTTTATGCTCTTACCGCAGTTGTTAAGCCAGACATCATTGATTTAAGGATGCTGAAGCAACACACCAGTGCAGGCTCCATCAGATTAAATTTTAATGCCTTGCAAGGGCAAAACTATCGCATTGAACAATGTGTAACCGGAGGAACGTTCCTCCCTGTATCAACATTTACGGCAGGTGCTTCGGGAATACAAACGTATACAGACATCAACCTCAATACGCAGGCAAATGATTATCAATACCGCATTGTAGCATTTAATGATTGCGGAACAGAAATACCTTCTGACATAATTTATTCTGTAGGTATTGACGCTACACCTGCTAATATGGTAAATAACATATTCTGGAACAACGACGGGCCGGTTAATTCCTTTGATGTATACCGTAACGGAGTAGTGCTTGTTCATTTACCCGGAGCAAGCACAGGTTATCCAGACAATGCCGTCATTTGCGGTTTTTCTTACACGTATCAGACAACAGCAACATACACTACTACTACATTATCAGGTGTTCCGCATAAATCCTATTCAATCGATACAACCATTATCGCAACATCTACCGTAATTCCTCCAACGCTTACAGATGTAAATTCAACGATGAACGGCAATACAGCTACCATATCGTGGACAAATGCTGTTGGCATTTCAAGCTACAATCTGTATGTTTCACAAAACGGCGGTGCTTATTCGTTAGCAGCAAAACCAGGCAGCAGCCCTTATTCCTATTCAGTTCCGAACACGTCAGATAGATATTGTTTCCAATTAACATACAGCGACAACTGCAACAATACATCCCTTCCATCCAATTTAACCTGTCCCGTTACATTACAGGGTGTACAAACAGGTTCCAATATCATACTCAGCTGGACCCCTTATAGCGGATACAACTCAGGTGCAGTATCCTATACGGTACAAAAAATTGATGAAGCCGGGAATGTGCTTACAGAAATCCCTGCTACAGGTACTACGTATACAGAAACAGTAACTCTTACTGAGCCCTATTTAAATTATAGAATCAAGGTAACGACCGCAAACCCTGCGTTTACGACAGGTTTTTCCAATAACAGCTTGTTTAAATTTGAAGCACAGGTTTTTGTTCCCGATATTTTCACACCAAACGGTGATGGCGTAAACGATCATTTTATTGTTAAATCTAAATATGTAAGCACGTATAACATTACTATTTATACCCGCTGGGGCGAAGTGGTGTATGTAAGTTCAGACATTAACGCCGGTTGGAATGGTATGAATAATACAGAGTATGCACAAGACGGTGCTTACACCTATAAAATAATCGGCACAGATATTCACAACAACGAATTTATCCACACAGGAACACTAACATTAGCACGATAA
- a CDS encoding YbaB/EbfC family nucleoid-associated protein, with product MFDMMGMMGKVKEMQARMKEVKDGLVHITADGESGAGLVTATANGAKQVVRINIDPSLLKETDQIILQDLIVAAVNKALQNAEEKAQAEFKKKTEGLLPNIPGMDLGNMFGM from the coding sequence ATGTTTGATATGATGGGCATGATGGGCAAGGTTAAAGAAATGCAGGCCCGCATGAAAGAAGTAAAAGACGGATTGGTACATATTACTGCTGACGGCGAATCAGGCGCAGGACTGGTTACAGCTACAGCAAATGGAGCAAAGCAGGTAGTCCGCATCAATATTGATCCTTCTTTACTAAAAGAAACAGACCAAATTATTCTTCAGGATCTGATTGTTGCTGCGGTAAACAAAGCGCTTCAAAACGCCGAAGAAAAAGCACAGGCAGAATTCAAGAAAAAAACAGAAGGTCTGTTGCCGAATATACCCGGCATGGATCTGGGCAATATGTTTGGAATGTAA
- a CDS encoding OmpA family protein: MRQFVRASKQREVLYVLHIVLFLVLHPYCIFAQANTNIIPNGSFESGNTGFESSFQHSSANVPPGYYTITDQASYHNKDFKDPVGGDHTEGGYGLYMIINSDGTPGKKAWCGMVDVIPNSEYNFSLFFCNLYRLLPPKTNFAFESGDVKGNDPNIKVTIGSEEILIERDYFHMFKWLNASTIWYSGEHKGPVRVCIENLNSNATGNDLALDDISMVYIRTMPFGYKHPERISSIMHQDYTKPVVPQRKVALSEYGIVMDKKDTLNNGVYAIQYKKPVVIEIVADTAPAYIKVDRVVLKNLLFSQSKSELLPQAAKELDMIAEWMNRETDVRVRFIGHTDNQGDAKLNVLLSEQRVSKVKAYLVSKGIAADRIETVGYGGAFPITDNAFEETRKLNRRVEMEILK, translated from the coding sequence ATGCGGCAATTCGTTAGAGCAAGTAAACAAAGAGAAGTACTATATGTATTACATATAGTGTTGTTTCTGGTGTTGCATCCGTACTGCATATTTGCCCAGGCAAACACCAATATTATTCCCAATGGTTCTTTCGAATCCGGAAATACGGGATTTGAAAGTTCATTCCAGCATTCTTCTGCAAACGTTCCTCCAGGGTATTATACCATAACCGATCAGGCTTCCTACCATAATAAAGATTTTAAAGATCCTGTCGGCGGCGATCATACGGAAGGGGGATATGGTTTATATATGATTATCAATTCAGACGGTACACCGGGTAAAAAAGCCTGGTGCGGAATGGTAGATGTGATTCCCAATTCAGAATATAATTTCTCTCTCTTCTTTTGTAACCTGTATCGCCTGCTTCCGCCCAAAACAAACTTTGCATTTGAAAGCGGTGATGTGAAAGGGAATGATCCAAATATAAAAGTCACGATCGGTTCAGAAGAGATCCTGATCGAACGGGATTATTTTCACATGTTTAAATGGCTGAACGCTTCTACGATCTGGTATTCAGGGGAACACAAAGGACCGGTGCGTGTGTGTATTGAAAATTTAAACAGCAATGCAACGGGAAATGATCTGGCATTAGATGATATTTCCATGGTATATATCCGTACCATGCCTTTTGGATACAAACATCCGGAACGGATTTCTTCTATCATGCATCAGGATTATACCAAACCTGTTGTGCCACAACGTAAGGTAGCACTGTCTGAATACGGTATTGTGATGGATAAAAAAGATACGCTTAATAATGGTGTTTATGCCATTCAATATAAAAAACCTGTAGTGATTGAAATCGTTGCCGATACCGCTCCGGCATATATTAAAGTAGATCGGGTTGTATTGAAGAATTTACTTTTTTCACAAAGTAAATCGGAATTACTTCCTCAGGCAGCAAAAGAACTCGATATGATAGCAGAATGGATGAATCGGGAAACAGATGTGCGGGTGCGTTTTATTGGTCACACAGACAACCAGGGAGATGCTAAACTGAATGTGCTGCTTTCTGAACAGCGGGTATCTAAAGTGAAAGCCTATCTGGTTTCCAAAGGAATTGCTGCAGACAGAATAGAAACGGTAGGGTATGGCGGTGCATTCCCAATTACAGATAATGCATTTGAAGAAACCCGCAAGCTCAACAGAAGGGTAGAAATGGAAATTTTAAAATAA
- a CDS encoding glycosyltransferase family 2 protein: MPHTTAVVILNWNGVDQLRTFLPSVITHTPNAEIIVADNASTDISVEWIQQNYPSVRIITLNQNYGYAGGYNQALKSVDADYLVLLNSDVEVTEDWLQPLVQTFETNPAVAACQPKIRSYREKKVFEYAGAAGGYIDQYGIPFCKGRVFHELEEDTNQYNQAAEIFWASGACIAVRNDIFKRIGGFDADFFAHMEEIDLCWTIHRMGYSIQYIPESLVYHVGAATLKKDNPKKTFLNFRNSLWMLQKHLPSNKLFPVIFLRMCLDGLAGLHYLSKGQWRQCLAVFNAHMSFYFSAKNKGKRKRLKQLPFYYTDVPVILSKSLIWAYYIRGKKVFNQLF, encoded by the coding sequence ATGCCGCACACTACTGCTGTAGTAATACTGAATTGGAATGGTGTAGATCAGCTGCGCACGTTTTTACCATCTGTCATTACACATACGCCAAACGCTGAAATCATTGTTGCCGATAATGCATCAACAGATATTTCTGTTGAATGGATACAACAAAACTATCCATCGGTACGCATTATTACCCTCAATCAAAACTATGGCTATGCGGGAGGCTATAACCAGGCACTGAAATCTGTTGACGCAGATTATCTGGTACTGTTAAATTCAGATGTAGAAGTTACGGAAGACTGGCTCCAGCCATTGGTTCAAACATTCGAAACCAATCCTGCTGTTGCTGCCTGCCAGCCTAAAATACGTAGTTACAGAGAAAAAAAGGTATTTGAATATGCCGGTGCAGCCGGAGGATATATTGACCAATACGGTATTCCTTTTTGTAAAGGACGTGTTTTTCATGAGCTGGAAGAAGATACCAATCAATACAATCAAGCGGCTGAAATATTCTGGGCAAGCGGTGCATGCATAGCCGTACGCAACGATATCTTTAAACGCATCGGCGGATTTGATGCGGATTTTTTTGCACACATGGAAGAAATAGATCTTTGCTGGACCATACACAGAATGGGTTATTCCATTCAGTATATTCCGGAAAGTCTGGTGTACCATGTTGGCGCGGCTACTTTAAAAAAAGACAATCCTAAAAAAACATTTCTGAATTTCAGAAATTCTTTATGGATGCTGCAAAAACATTTGCCGTCCAATAAATTATTTCCTGTTATTTTTTTAAGAATGTGTTTAGACGGACTGGCAGGATTACATTACTTAAGCAAAGGTCAATGGAGACAATGCCTGGCGGTGTTTAATGCACACATGTCGTTTTATTTCAGTGCTAAAAACAAGGGCAAACGCAAACGTCTTAAGCAGCTGCCTTTCTACTACACCGATGTTCCAGTCATTCTATCAAAATCTCTGATCTGGGCGTATTACATCCGCGGTAAAAAAGTATTCAATCAATTATTTTAA
- a CDS encoding PspC domain-containing protein: MNKLSSFFESRAFGVCTYWGERFGIASASIRLFFIYLSFFTFGSPIIIYMGMGFLMNMHKHLRNNRKPVWDI, encoded by the coding sequence ATGAATAAGCTAAGTTCTTTTTTCGAGTCAAGAGCATTTGGAGTATGTACCTATTGGGGAGAACGATTTGGTATCGCTTCTGCCAGCATTCGTTTATTTTTTATTTATTTATCTTTCTTCACATTTGGCTCACCCATTATTATTTACATGGGTATGGGGTTCTTAATGAACATGCACAAGCATTTAAGAAACAACCGTAAGCCTGTTTGGGATATTTAA
- a CDS encoding tetratricopeptide repeat protein: MILNRQTVALMTAGLLAFNSCSLKQMVKMAKDQELTVTPSPLEVHGDSVAFDISATLPVKMLKKNKIYSVSTFYKSGDNKVELGSFDFVSTDYPDAKTTAPQIKKHQAFAYKPEIGNGDLLAVGTASNLDKTKTKSTEEFPIAKGLITTSRLVKDYSYVAYADHGYNNKEELIASTVNFYFEQGKSVLRSSEMKGQNAKFLDAFITAKHVTRTISVIGQHSPEGTETKNTNLANERSVVIEKYVKARMKHFKQDSLVNTIQFVTKGDIKDFEPMKAEIAKSTKLTPEQKSELLNIIAGSGDFTSKQQQIEKLPYYNKSVLAQLYPSLRTARTEIWTVKPKKTDAQISLLAGQITSGKVSVDTLSVEELGYAGTLTPILSEKAAIYEALAKKTDNWVAYNNLGAVYVEMAKVEVDQNKKTELVNKAINTLEMSIKKQDNGEAHVNLASAYILSGVKTSARDEANKAVASNASDAVKKGANGILGTVDIKDGKYELALQDFSKSNDSIQVKFNTALASLLKKDFNTAKAGFANYTAAAPNDAAGFYLAAVTAARLKDEATLTTNLKKAKQLSPKFGERAVSDMEFYDYWNSDNFKNALK, translated from the coding sequence ATGATATTAAATAGACAAACAGTAGCATTAATGACAGCTGGTTTGTTAGCATTTAACTCTTGCTCATTAAAGCAAATGGTTAAAATGGCTAAAGACCAAGAATTAACAGTAACACCATCTCCTTTAGAAGTTCATGGTGATAGTGTAGCTTTTGACATATCAGCAACACTCCCTGTTAAAATGTTGAAAAAGAACAAAATATATTCTGTTAGCACATTCTATAAGAGTGGTGATAACAAAGTAGAATTGGGTTCATTTGATTTTGTGTCAACAGATTACCCTGATGCAAAAACAACTGCTCCGCAAATTAAAAAACACCAGGCCTTCGCTTACAAACCGGAAATTGGTAATGGCGATTTACTTGCTGTTGGTACTGCTTCTAACTTAGACAAAACTAAAACGAAGTCTACAGAAGAATTCCCGATTGCAAAAGGTCTTATTACAACATCCCGTTTAGTAAAAGATTATTCTTATGTTGCTTATGCTGATCACGGTTACAACAACAAAGAAGAATTAATTGCATCTACCGTTAATTTCTACTTCGAACAAGGTAAATCTGTTTTGAGAAGTTCTGAAATGAAAGGCCAGAATGCTAAATTTTTGGATGCCTTCATTACTGCGAAACACGTTACACGTACAATCAGTGTAATTGGTCAGCACTCTCCGGAAGGTACTGAAACTAAAAACACGAACCTTGCAAATGAGCGTTCAGTTGTTATTGAGAAGTATGTTAAAGCCAGAATGAAACATTTCAAACAGGATTCTCTGGTAAATACAATTCAATTTGTTACAAAAGGTGATATCAAGGATTTTGAACCAATGAAAGCTGAAATTGCTAAGAGTACAAAATTGACTCCTGAGCAAAAATCAGAATTATTGAACATCATTGCTGGTAGCGGAGATTTTACTTCAAAACAACAGCAGATCGAAAAATTGCCATACTACAACAAATCAGTATTAGCGCAATTATATCCTTCATTACGTACAGCAAGAACTGAAATCTGGACAGTAAAACCTAAGAAAACGGATGCTCAGATTTCTTTATTAGCTGGTCAGATCACTTCAGGTAAAGTTTCAGTGGATACACTTTCAGTTGAAGAATTAGGCTATGCAGGTACATTAACTCCTATTCTTTCTGAAAAAGCTGCAATCTACGAAGCATTAGCTAAAAAGACTGACAACTGGGTTGCTTATAACAACTTAGGTGCTGTTTATGTTGAAATGGCTAAAGTTGAAGTGGATCAAAACAAAAAAACTGAGTTAGTAAATAAGGCTATCAACACGTTAGAAATGTCTATCAAAAAACAAGATAACGGTGAGGCTCATGTTAACTTAGCTTCTGCTTACATCTTATCAGGTGTTAAAACATCTGCACGTGATGAAGCAAACAAAGCAGTAGCATCTAATGCATCTGACGCTGTTAAAAAAGGTGCTAACGGTATCTTAGGTACTGTTGACATCAAAGACGGTAAGTATGAATTAGCATTACAGGATTTCTCTAAATCTAACGATTCAATTCAGGTTAAATTCAACACTGCTTTAGCGAGCTTATTGAAAAAAGATTTCAATACTGCAAAAGCTGGTTTTGCTAACTATACAGCTGCTGCTCCAAACGACGCTGCTGGTTTCTATTTAGCTGCAGTTACTGCTGCCCGTCTTAAAGATGAAGCTACATTAACTACTAACCTTAAAAAGGCGAAACAATTAAGCCCTAAATTTGGCGAAAGAGCTGTTTCTGATATGGAGTTCTACGATTACTGGAATTCTGATAACTTCAAAAATGCTTTAAAATAA